TATGATTATCTTGTGGAAAAGTACCAGGTTAATAACAAAATAGGTACAGTTACCAAAGACTATCCTGATGCTGTGCTAAGATTACTCAAAATTACTGGTTTTATTTCTATAAAATATGCTGGTAAAATAAGAATAATGATTAACCACGATAAGTTGCAGTTTATTGAACAAATTTTTTCAAATGATTATGTTTTTTCAGAGGAGCAAAAGTCAGATCGCAAATTATTCTTTAATCAGTTTATCCTTTACTCAAAACAGTTAATAAAGACAACAGCAAGTTGGACTGTAGAAAGCCAAGAAGACGTTCATATCAAACTTAAGAAGGTTGTGGATGAATACAAGATAGATATTGAAAAAATTGGTCAATTACTAGCAAATTTTGTAGCAAATAAAGATCGTGAGTTTAAATATGTTCCTGATCCATTGAAATTGGAGTTTTATTTATCTCTTTTGCTGTATTTAGTATACGGAAAAGACCATATTATTGCGCCAAATTATAAAGTGGATTCGTTGGGAATGCCTATCTCTCATGCACCGGGTAATCACGGAGATATTTATGTTTATTCAGATGTTATCAATTGGCTAATTGAAGTTACCATGATTAGGAATAAACAACAACAACTCAATAATGAAACAACTAGTGTAATTAGACATTTGGAAGAAGATACTAGAGATAGTTATTTATCATTTGTAGCCCCTTTTGTACATCCAGATACTCAAGCATTCTATGATAATGAAATAATTAGGATGTTATTAACCGACAAACTTGTTTATCTTGAAACTTATAGCATAAGTGATTTTGTAGACAAGGTAATGATGAATCAAGTACATGATTCAATGAAGAACTATACAAATAATATCTTTACTAATGTCAGAAAAAAATTGAACATTTGATGTATTAATTATATAAAGAGGTCGATATGTCTATTATAAGCAGAATTCAGAGTTCCATAAAACAACTTAATGGTGGAGAGTTTCAAAGGTTTGCTGATGCATATGTGGCAAGAAGATTAGTGTTTAAAAGTATGCATAGTTTGGGAATGCAGGCTGGAACCGAAAAAACTACAAAAGGAGTACCGGACACATATTTTATTGATAATTCTGACAAATACATTTTTTTGATGTCAACAACTGATAGTAATGTGTTTAGTAAACTGAAAAAGGATTTGAATGATGCGTTAGACATAGGTAAGACAAAAATAGATAACTTATTAATCAAAGAAGTTATATTGGCACACACATCATCAAATTTGACAGTAGAACAAACGAATGAGCTAATGAATATAGCTCGTGAGAAGAAAATAGATTTAAATATATATGGGATCGATCAAATTTCACAGGATTTGTATTATAGATATAAAGACTTAGCAAGAGATTTCTTAGGTATAAAACTTGACACAAATCAAGTGTTTCAAGTTCAAGATTTTATTAAGTATAACGACTCAAACTCTATTGCTGCACCACTTGATACTAAGTTTTTGAAACGAGATAATATTTTTAATGAATTATATAATAAAGTGAATCGAAGTAATTATGTTATTGTATATGGTAAAGCAGGATCGGGAAAAACTAGGATATCCTTAGAGTTCTGTAGAATATTCAGTAAAGAAAATAATTATAAATTGATATGCATTAAGAGTAACGATTTAGATATCTATGAAGACATCATTACTAACTTACAAGAGCCTGGTGCTTATTTGATTTTTATAGATGATATAAATATGTTAACGAAAGTAGGTTTTGTTTTAGATTATTTATATAAAAATGATACTGGATATAATGTAAAGATTATAGGGACTGTTCGAGAATACTCTTTAACACAATTAATCAATAGGACAGCATCAATTGCCACGCCTGAAACACTTAAAGTCGACTTAATGAGTGATGATGAAATTGGCCTACTAATTAAAGAAAATTTTGATATTCACAATTTGGTATATATTAAGCAAATTCAGCGCATTTCAAATGGCAATCCTCGATTAGCTATGTTAACAGCAAAACTTGCAGTGGATAGTCAAGATTTATCAAAATTACACAGTGTTTCAAATTTATATGACGCATATTACGGAAAATACATAGATAATTGCAATTCTTTGACCAAGGAAGATCTTTTAGTTGCTAGTTTAATATCTATTATAGGTAATTTTGATTTAAATTACTATGAAGTATTTGAGAGCTTATTGGAATCAATGAAGATAGATGAAACACAGTTTTATTTGAGTGTGAAAAACCTTGAAGCAAATGAAATGGTTGATATATACGAAGATCAAATTGTCAAAATTGCTGATCAAAACATGGGTAATTACTTAATCAAGTATTCTCTAGTTGATAAAAAATTAATTGAATATAGTGACTTGATCGTTTTAACTTATCGTAAGTTCAACCGACAGTTAGTTGAAAGTATGAACGTTTTAAGTAATATATTTTACTCTGATGAGATATTTGAGTTTGTTAAATCGTCAACTGTAAAAGCTTATAAGTTAAATGTTTCTAGAGAATCAAGTGAATTAAAATGGTCATTCTTAACATCATTTTATGTGTTCTTTCCGGATGAAATCATATCATTAATACATGATGCAATTGAAAAGGTCAAAGATGACGGATGTGAGTTCTCACTTAATAATGTTTCGATAAATCAGTATTATGAGATCCTATTTGGACTATATAGTTCAAACAATGATTTAACTCCTTTAGAATTAGCTATAAATTTACTTGAAATTTATCCTGAAACACACGAGTCATTTTATAATGAACTAGTAAATAGATGTGGTGTGAATTCTGATAGTGACTATTACGGAAATCTCTCTTTAGTTAAGCTAACAGAACATCTCATTTCACATTCAGATAATTATCAGATTAAACCATTGCGTCATATTTTTTGTAAATTAGCTCAATACCTATTGAAATTCGAATTTAATCCCACAGAACATGAGAGATCAAAAATAATCTACTATACAATTTTCGCAAAAGATAGAGATGATTTTATTCAATTAAGGAAGCTTGGATGGAAATTGATTGTTTCTTTAGTTAGTGATAATGAGTTTAGGATGGATGCTCGGAAAATTTTATACAAATATCATATTAATCAGGAGTATGCAAAATCTAACCTGGGTAAAATTGATTTAGAGAACATATGTCTTGTCATTAAGTTATTAAGTTATGAAGATATAAATGATTGCATTATAGCTGTTGGGTTAGGTGAATTTTTTAAAGATCATGTTCAGATCAAATCTAGTTTAGCTCCATTTTTTAATAATAGAGAATATATTGTTTTTCATACTGTGGTTGGATATAAATACTCACGAACATATGATTATGTAGACATTAATGAGAAAATTGATTCAGATATTAAAATAATGTTGCAAAATGAGGATATCAAATTCATATTAAATTTTATTGAAAATGCCAGTGAAATCTTTAATGACTCACAACATATTCAATCATTAATTTCGGGGCTTAATAAGATGATTGAGATTTGCTATCAAGATGAGGTTACATTAAAAATCATTTTAGACTATATTTTTAGAAGTAACCAATTGATTGACAAAGTGAATCCATATATCGTTTTGAAAGGTTTATATACACTTTATAATAATAAGACAAAAGCAAAAAACGAAATTGAAAGAATTACAAATACCTCATCGCATAAATATTTGTTTGCATATTTCGAAATGCTCAGTAGTGATGAATTTGACAAGGAAGACTTAGAAAGTCTTATAACGTTGATGAATGAAAGATATTGGTATGATTCTGAATTTAATTTCCATATAGATTTTAGGTTTTTACTTAAACACCATGATAATTTTCCAAGTATTGTAGATGACATATTCAAGGTAATTCTCAATAAAAGTCTGGAGTTTAATGTGAATAATATATTAGTTAGAAGTGTTTTTAATGAATATTTGATGCCAAGAGAAGTTATCAATTTAGTTACTGGTGATACACTTACCTTATTGTTTGATACATATTGCTATAAGGTAAAGTCAGACCCAAACACTGATTCAAATGGAAAACTGCTAATGTACTTTTATAATATTGACTCCAAATATTTATATAGATATATTGATTTATATGCTTCATTAGATAAACATACATTCTACAGTAGAATTTACTTTATTTGGTCTACTCCCGAATATTCTAAACTTGTTTCCAAGATATTTGACATAGTGATTTCGTCAAGAAGTGTTCATGATATGACCGGTTACTATCTTAGTGATTTCTTTGTAAAACAATCTAGAGTTAATACAGTTAATGATATGCAAAGAAAAAAAATAGAGTTGATAGAAAACTATTTAAAGGACAATGTTAATGTTTTAGAAAAGCTTGAACTAATTTTTAGTATTGTTTCGTATTATCCAACTGATGTAAAACTAAAGTTTTTCACTATTCTAGCAGAAAATAATATTGAATTTTCTATTTTTGACAGACTGGATTTAGAAAAAAGATTGTCTTCCTGGACCGGCAGTGCAATCCCCTATCTGGAGGATAAAATTAAATTCATAAAAGGATTACAAGATGTTTTTAGAGGATTGAAGTTCATAAAGCATAGAGAGAAACTTAATCGATTTTTGGTATCATATGAAAATGACATCAAAAAAACAAGAATTGAGGAACTTACAAGAAGTTTTTAACTCGACCATTCTAAAAAATTAATTAGTATTGAATCATTTTGAAACTACATAAGGAAACAAGTCATGTTTCAGTATTCTCAAACGGCTAATTAGCACAGATTGTTATGCCGATAATCTGTGTATGTGGGCTAACAAAATGGAAACAAAAAGAAATGTAATACAATAAGTAACTAAAGGTTGTTATTGGTTGGAAAAGACCAAGAATGATACACGATTTCGATTATGCTCTAAGCATATAGATAAAAGTTGACTATTTTGATATGCTATAAATAACATGGAATACTGGCTTTAAAACCAGCCTAGAAATAATGGGAATTCAGAAATGAGTTCCTTTTTGTTTTTGCAGAGATACTTGTAGTATTCCAACTGGTAAACTATTACAGTTTTAAGCAATGACAGTTGTACAGTTGGAGTGATTAAATGAAAGGGAAAATGCTAGATCTGTATGAGCGTTGGGAAGAATCTGGGCACCTAAACAGTAGATTAAAAGCCATATCTGAAATGATATCTAAAAGAGCAACACAAAGACAGGTTGCAGAATACTTAGGTATCACAGAAAAGACACTCATTAAGTTAAGAAAAGCTCATCCCAAGTTGAACAAAGCATTTCAATATGGGGATGAGGAACTAAAAGAAAAGTTAGTTGATGCTATGTATCAACGAGCAATCGGATTTGAATATGAAGAAACACAAACTGTGATAGAAGAGACTAAATCAGGGACAAAGAAACGAATCACAAAATACAAGAAGCAGTCACTTCCTGAAATCACAGCTATTAAATACTTACTCATTACAAAGTTCGGTATTGAGTATAACGAGAAAAAAGCAGAAATAGAACTGATGACCAAACGTTTAGAAAAAGGTGAAGAGGTATGGATAAATGAATATAGTGATGAAGAAAGTATCAGCACTCCAAGAGTACGAAAACAATCCAAGAAACAATGATGCTGCAATCGATGCGGTTGCAAAGAGTATAGAAGAGTTTGGATTTAAAGTTCCGATTGTGATCACTAAAGATCATGTCATTATTGCAGGACACACAAGACTTAAAGCGAGCCTTAAACTTGGACTTGATGAAGTACCTTGTATTATTGCTGATGATTTAACAGAAGAACAAATCAAAGCATTCAGACTTGCAGATAACAAAACTGCAGAGCTTGCGACCTGGGACTTTGCCAAACTTGAAGAAGAGCTTGCAAACATTGAAATGGATATGTCTCTCTTTGGGTTTGAAGAACTTGTAGCTGATGTACCAGACAATGCGACCGATGATGACTTTGATCCAACAGATGATCTATCAGATGCACCATATACACAAAAGGGCGATATCTATATCTTAGGTAATCACCGAGTGATGTGTGGTGATTCAACTTTAAAAGCGGATGTTAAGAAACTAATACAAGACGACCTTGTTGATCTGGTTTTTACTGATCCACCATACAACGTCGATTATGAAGGTACAGCTGGAAAAATTATGAACGATAAGATGGAAGATAATACATTCTATCTTTTTCTTTTTAAAGCCTTTGAGAATATGTTTGAACATACAAAACCAGGTGGCGCTATATATGTGTGTCACGCTGATACGGAAGGACTCAATTTTAGAAACGCATTCAAAAATGCTGGTTATAAACTTGCAGAGTGTCTTATATGGGTTAAAAACGCACTAGTTTTAGGTAGACAAGATTATCACTGGCGACATGAACCAATTCTTTATGGTTGGAGAGAAGGTGCCGCTCATTACTTTGTGGATGACCGTACTCAAGATACGATATGGGAATATAACAAACCAAAACGAAATGAAGAACATCCTACGATGAAACCATTAGAACTCGTCGGTAAAGCTATCGCTAATTCATCCAGAGTGAATGAGATAGTCCTAGATTTATTTGGTGGTTCTGGATCAACCATGATCGCATCTGATCAACTTCAAAGAAGAGCAAGAATCATGGAACTGGATGAACGATTTGTGGATGTGATTGTAAAACGCTATATAAAGTACAAAGTTTCGCTTGATGATTGCCATCTCATTCGTAATGGAAAAGAGATACCACTTAATCAAATCAACGACTTTCAGATATTGTCACTATAGTGAGCAAATCTTGTCGAATTGACTTGCTATTTAAAGCCTTTAGAGTGATATATAGTAGTAACCAAAAAAGGTTAGAAAGAGGCAATAGCGATGAAAGTCA
The genomic region above belongs to Paracholeplasma morum and contains:
- a CDS encoding AlwI family type II restriction endonuclease gives rise to the protein MSRKIVKQKPRYKQMSLETAVRNPERYKEILSILIEYENAVLNDDNLLEIVTHLYREGIVSALRQDFNQMTIAQQKKTVKKVNLTRKADGGFPMGYASRFWTYVRTLSEFGFLYATYNDKLIISDIAKLLVKEEIDDQIAFATQAAIYNRKSPFRNVSNDYNYFKFITNVLIRLNESNKTLSYEQFVVSLFNKEGNVDDFINEINSNSFSNDDSVYDYLVEKYQVNNKIGTVTKDYPDAVLRLLKITGFISIKYAGKIRIMINHDKLQFIEQIFSNDYVFSEEQKSDRKLFFNQFILYSKQLIKTTASWTVESQEDVHIKLKKVVDEYKIDIEKIGQLLANFVANKDREFKYVPDPLKLEFYLSLLLYLVYGKDHIIAPNYKVDSLGMPISHAPGNHGDIYVYSDVINWLIEVTMIRNKQQQLNNETTSVIRHLEEDTRDSYLSFVAPFVHPDTQAFYDNEIIRMLLTDKLVYLETYSISDFVDKVMMNQVHDSMKNYTNNIFTNVRKKLNI
- a CDS encoding DNA modification methylase, whose protein sequence is MNIVMKKVSALQEYENNPRNNDAAIDAVAKSIEEFGFKVPIVITKDHVIIAGHTRLKASLKLGLDEVPCIIADDLTEEQIKAFRLADNKTAELATWDFAKLEEELANIEMDMSLFGFEELVADVPDNATDDDFDPTDDLSDAPYTQKGDIYILGNHRVMCGDSTLKADVKKLIQDDLVDLVFTDPPYNVDYEGTAGKIMNDKMEDNTFYLFLFKAFENMFEHTKPGGAIYVCHADTEGLNFRNAFKNAGYKLAECLIWVKNALVLGRQDYHWRHEPILYGWREGAAHYFVDDRTQDTIWEYNKPKRNEEHPTMKPLELVGKAIANSSRVNEIVLDLFGGSGSTMIASDQLQRRARIMELDERFVDVIVKRYIKYKVSLDDCHLIRNGKEIPLNQINDFQILSL